A window of uncultured Litoreibacter sp. contains these coding sequences:
- a CDS encoding glycosyltransferase, whose product MSTDSDVGPQDYVLGVGNASVAFETSDGDTQYLEKLNRENRFTFDDPVQETSSTPEEATKGDIYACRVNHLPDWSLSGKETIQLLISRQHEPCTIHFHSTLNVPPTDEARVVQLKIAAHRARATLNVDIKDMATGAQSRHQIAFEEGFKGGQLSHGYQQVTVPLQAGHNGLEVSFSVDFHSYIDDGQGIVPFIFLSDIVEKSEHVPSETLMPVRMYGGSDKKGGKWIKAAVPGYLANHEAIEVITGGVSTRIFDPADNNVRMTDCYGHTIMLVADRSTQSVVFINGEPVGAAFVGTNDTPFRVPPNYLLGLQAHVAIKDLSGTQVFEEKLVILPKTTTPNDIIQRETPPPYDFGNFAQTMDRYESMRLQMEKNAKRADFEALSHALKTLEGGYDRVKLKPLRFPKVSKPDVSVVIPVHNKVEVTYLALCSLLLAHNECSFEVIVVDDGSTDETAELETLVSGIQVIHNAEALRFIGACNAGVAKAKGEYIALLNNDVEVTSGWLDTLLDAFERFPDVGLVGSKLLYPDGRLQDAGGIIWGSGNPWNYGNSQNPNHPSFCYTRQADYLSGAAMMTTLKIWSEVGGLSDYLKPMYFEDTDFAFKIRDAGYRTYFVPGSKVFHYEGMTSGTDVSSGFKRFQEVNRPKFKRRWADAFRAFGKEGERPDLEKDRGIRGRVLFIDYTTPRPDQDAGSYAAIQEMKLVQSLGYKVTFLPTNMAHLGSYTEELGKMGIEAIHAPFYMTMSEYLEQHAMDFDAFYLTRYYVAEDALDHIRKYAPGRKVLFNNADLHFLRQFRAARTENDPELLVEANQTRDKELAIIERSDVILSYNEVEHSVIEAYTAGLATIAKCPWVVDVADSCPGVKSRKGLSFVGGFRHHPNVEGIKWFAKEVMPVVAVKDPSIELSIYGSGMGDDVRALAASKIKPVGFVEDLKDAHDNHRIFVAPLLSGAGIKGKVLGALASGLPCVLSPVAAEGIGLRSGHDCFIVEKPEDWADAIHRLNTDNALWKSMSENALNYMRDGYSFEKGRKMMKIAFEAAELF is encoded by the coding sequence ATGTCAACCGACTCGGATGTGGGGCCGCAGGACTACGTACTTGGTGTTGGAAATGCCTCTGTTGCCTTTGAGACGAGCGACGGCGACACGCAATATTTGGAAAAACTCAATCGCGAAAACCGCTTTACGTTCGACGATCCGGTCCAAGAGACCAGCTCGACTCCGGAAGAGGCAACGAAGGGCGATATCTACGCCTGCCGGGTCAACCACCTTCCAGATTGGAGCCTTTCCGGCAAAGAGACCATACAATTGCTGATCAGCAGGCAGCATGAACCTTGCACTATCCATTTTCATTCGACCTTGAATGTCCCGCCCACTGACGAGGCGCGAGTTGTGCAGCTGAAGATTGCGGCCCATCGTGCCCGCGCCACACTGAATGTCGATATTAAGGATATGGCCACCGGCGCGCAGAGCCGTCACCAAATCGCATTTGAAGAGGGATTTAAGGGGGGCCAGCTGAGCCATGGCTACCAGCAGGTGACCGTGCCGCTTCAAGCAGGTCACAATGGTCTGGAAGTGTCGTTCTCGGTCGACTTTCATTCCTACATCGACGACGGGCAAGGTATCGTGCCGTTCATTTTCTTGTCGGACATTGTCGAAAAGTCAGAGCACGTTCCCAGTGAAACGCTAATGCCAGTTCGGATGTATGGCGGCAGCGACAAGAAAGGCGGCAAGTGGATAAAGGCAGCGGTGCCCGGTTACTTGGCCAACCACGAGGCCATTGAGGTTATCACCGGCGGCGTAAGTACCCGCATTTTTGACCCGGCTGACAACAACGTCCGCATGACGGACTGTTACGGTCACACGATCATGTTGGTGGCGGATCGATCCACTCAATCGGTTGTTTTCATCAATGGCGAGCCCGTCGGGGCTGCCTTTGTGGGGACCAACGATACGCCTTTCCGCGTCCCCCCAAACTACCTGTTGGGGCTGCAGGCGCATGTGGCGATCAAAGATCTCAGCGGGACGCAGGTGTTCGAGGAGAAACTGGTCATTCTGCCGAAGACCACCACGCCAAATGACATCATCCAACGCGAAACTCCGCCTCCCTATGATTTCGGAAACTTTGCGCAAACCATGGATCGCTATGAATCCATGCGCTTGCAAATGGAGAAAAATGCGAAGCGCGCCGATTTTGAGGCCTTGTCGCATGCGTTGAAGACATTGGAAGGGGGATATGACCGGGTAAAGCTTAAGCCGTTGCGGTTCCCCAAAGTGTCCAAGCCCGATGTGTCTGTGGTCATCCCCGTGCATAACAAGGTTGAAGTCACCTACCTGGCGCTCTGCAGCCTTTTGCTGGCCCATAACGAGTGCAGCTTTGAGGTGATCGTTGTGGATGATGGCTCGACGGATGAAACCGCAGAGCTGGAGACGCTTGTTTCGGGAATTCAGGTCATTCACAACGCTGAGGCGCTGCGATTTATCGGGGCCTGCAACGCTGGGGTCGCCAAGGCGAAGGGCGAATATATCGCCCTTCTCAACAACGATGTGGAGGTTACGAGCGGTTGGTTGGATACCCTGCTGGACGCCTTTGAGCGTTTCCCCGACGTGGGTCTTGTGGGGTCGAAGCTGCTTTATCCCGACGGGCGCCTGCAGGATGCCGGTGGCATCATCTGGGGCAGCGGGAATCCGTGGAACTATGGAAATTCGCAGAACCCAAACCACCCCAGTTTTTGCTACACGCGGCAGGCGGATTACCTGTCAGGTGCCGCGATGATGACCACGCTTAAGATCTGGTCCGAGGTGGGTGGGCTGTCGGACTACCTAAAGCCAATGTATTTCGAAGACACGGACTTCGCTTTCAAAATTCGTGACGCTGGCTATCGGACCTATTTCGTACCTGGCTCCAAGGTCTTCCATTACGAAGGGATGACCAGCGGGACAGACGTCTCCAGCGGCTTCAAGCGGTTCCAGGAAGTGAACCGGCCGAAGTTCAAGCGCCGTTGGGCGGATGCATTCCGGGCCTTTGGCAAAGAGGGTGAGCGCCCCGATTTGGAGAAGGACCGCGGCATTCGAGGACGGGTCCTGTTTATCGACTACACCACGCCACGTCCGGACCAAGATGCCGGCAGCTATGCCGCCATTCAGGAAATGAAGCTGGTTCAGTCCCTTGGCTACAAAGTGACATTCCTGCCGACCAATATGGCCCACCTGGGAAGCTACACGGAGGAACTGGGCAAAATGGGGATCGAGGCGATCCATGCCCCGTTTTATATGACCATGTCCGAGTACCTTGAACAGCATGCCATGGATTTCGACGCGTTTTACCTGACCCGCTACTATGTGGCCGAGGACGCGTTGGACCACATTCGGAAATATGCGCCCGGTCGAAAGGTGTTGTTCAACAACGCTGATCTTCATTTCCTGCGCCAGTTCCGCGCGGCCCGCACAGAGAATGACCCCGAGCTATTGGTTGAGGCGAACCAGACCCGGGACAAGGAGTTGGCCATAATCGAACGCTCAGACGTAATTCTGTCTTACAATGAAGTCGAACATTCGGTGATTGAGGCCTATACAGCCGGGCTTGCAACGATTGCCAAATGTCCTTGGGTTGTGGACGTTGCGGACAGCTGCCCCGGCGTAAAATCGCGCAAGGGATTGTCTTTCGTTGGCGGTTTCCGCCACCATCCCAACGTCGAAGGCATCAAATGGTTTGCCAAGGAGGTTATGCCAGTTGTTGCGGTCAAGGACCCCTCTATCGAGCTGTCGATATACGGGTCTGGTATGGGTGACGATGTGCGCGCTCTGGCCGCCAGCAAGATCAAGCCAGTGGGGTTTGTCGAAGACCTGAAGGACGCCCATGACAACCACCGCATTTTTGTCGCCCCGCTATTGTCGGGGGCTGGTATCAAAGGCAAAGTTTTGGGTGCATTGGCCAGTGGTTTGCCTTGCGTGTTGAGCCCCGTTGCCGCCGAAGGGATCGGGCTAAGATCCGGGCATGATTGTTTCATTGTTGAGAAACCCGAAGACTGGGCTGACGCGATCCACCGGTTGAACACCGATAACGCCCTTTGGAAAAGTATGTCTGAGAACGCACTGAACTACATGAGGGACGGATATTCCTTTGAAAAGGGGCGGAAAATGATGAAAATCGCCTTCGAAGCCGCAGAACTGTTTTGA
- a CDS encoding mannose-1-phosphate guanylyltransferase/mannose-6-phosphate isomerase, whose amino-acid sequence MTQDITPVILCGGSGTRLWPVSRKSFPKQFIALIGNSSLFQQSSTRLAGKTFAAPVIVTNSDFRFIATQQLAELGIDPDAVLIEPEAKNTAPALLAGALQRAKTEPNALMLAAPSDHLITQEDVFHATIASGVEAAQNGRIVTFGITPDRPETGYGYLETGAKDGAGAIALTRFVEKPDHETAVKMLASGNFLWNSGIFMYTAQTLIDAFAAHAPDMLKHVQAAMDNAKPDLGFLRLDPPSWAKCEDISIDFAIMEKVDNISVVQHTGDWSDLGGWAAVHQHADADGDGVALQGTSFAVDCKDTLLRSEVDTLQLVGLGLENIVAVAMPDAVLVADKARVADLGNVVKKMRAAAIPQADTFPKDHRPWGFFETLILAGRFQVKRIVVNPGAALSLQSHVHRSEHWIVVAGTAKVTIDDKVQLVGENTSVYIPLGAVHRMENPGKVPMELIEVQTGSYLGEDDIIRYEDVYARS is encoded by the coding sequence ATGACCCAAGATATCACCCCTGTTATCCTGTGTGGCGGTTCCGGCACCCGCCTTTGGCCAGTGTCGCGCAAGAGTTTTCCGAAGCAATTCATCGCCCTGATTGGCAATAGCAGCTTGTTTCAACAGTCCAGCACACGTTTGGCAGGCAAGACCTTCGCCGCGCCGGTCATTGTGACAAATTCTGATTTCCGTTTCATCGCGACGCAGCAACTGGCTGAGTTGGGCATTGACCCAGACGCCGTGCTCATCGAACCCGAAGCCAAGAACACCGCACCGGCCCTGCTAGCCGGCGCGCTGCAGCGCGCAAAGACGGAGCCGAACGCCTTGATGCTGGCGGCGCCGTCCGATCACCTGATCACGCAGGAAGATGTGTTTCACGCGACGATTGCCAGCGGCGTTGAAGCTGCGCAAAACGGGAGGATCGTCACATTTGGCATCACGCCGGATCGGCCGGAAACCGGGTATGGATATCTGGAAACCGGCGCGAAAGATGGGGCGGGTGCAATCGCATTGACACGTTTTGTGGAAAAGCCTGACCACGAAACCGCAGTCAAAATGCTGGCGTCCGGCAACTTCCTCTGGAATTCCGGTATCTTCATGTACACCGCGCAAACGCTGATTGATGCTTTTGCGGCGCACGCCCCGGATATGCTCAAACATGTGCAGGCGGCCATGGACAACGCAAAACCGGACCTTGGATTCTTGAGATTGGACCCTCCGTCCTGGGCAAAATGTGAAGACATATCCATCGATTTCGCAATCATGGAGAAAGTCGACAACATCAGCGTCGTTCAGCATACGGGCGACTGGTCTGACCTCGGAGGCTGGGCCGCGGTACACCAACATGCTGATGCTGACGGGGACGGCGTCGCCCTGCAGGGCACCTCGTTTGCGGTTGATTGCAAGGATACGCTGCTGCGCTCCGAAGTTGATACCCTTCAATTGGTCGGGCTCGGTTTGGAAAACATAGTGGCCGTGGCGATGCCGGATGCGGTACTCGTCGCGGACAAGGCGCGGGTCGCGGACCTTGGAAACGTGGTGAAAAAGATGCGTGCGGCTGCGATCCCGCAGGCGGACACGTTCCCAAAGGATCACCGGCCATGGGGCTTCTTTGAAACGCTCATTCTGGCGGGTCGGTTTCAGGTGAAGCGCATCGTTGTGAACCCCGGCGCGGCGCTGAGCCTTCAAAGCCATGTGCACCGGTCAGAGCATTGGATCGTTGTTGCCGGCACCGCCAAAGTAACGATTGACGACAAGGTTCAGTTGGTAGGCGAAAATACGTCCGTCTACATTCCACTTGGTGCCGTTCATCGAATGGAAAATCCCGGCAAAGTACCGATGGAGCTGATCGAAGTTCAAACGGGGAGCTATCTTGGTGAAGATGACATCATCCGCTACGAGGATGTCTACGCGCGCAGCTAG
- a CDS encoding FG-GAP-like repeat-containing protein: protein MAVILIVILAALFWTGSRYPELDEKAMMSGAIQLEDPLGFEALFPLTPDMSFVERVFFSTLNWINTNKKGMTFGVLFAAAFLTAAGYLKQKGFRDGVPNAIFGMFLGAPLGVCVNCAAPIAKGMYSAGLRAETTLAAMIASPTLNAVILTMMFSLLPFYMAVAKIGLSLVVILLIVPLICGTLLPGRTGTVALKDPPLPPEYFVETSQSESTHVALLEVSKSYASNLWFIIKMTVPLMLLAGFLGALAATLLPGSMILGLPFSVWLLVLVALVGVFLPVPIAFDVVVCGALLTLGLAPGYVMALLFTLGTFSVYSFFIVAQSISTRIAVTLTLAVALIGAAAGLAAQSYHNWQGDRALDLLLGGLIATPAYAQSADVTITAAPFAPRSLAADKPFTRLEAAEIGIDKPLEFSFEDMWPPFWEGRSVASGDIDRDGDLDLAIASDEVGLYLYKNDGTGQFQRWETDIGTVADLPVFNAVLVDLDDNGWLDLFLATYRQGNWIVPNQGGAFDFAKMRPVPNVPNAVMSLSLAFDDADLDGDLDAALGNWAAGWYRHVPGEESRNRLILNNGLDSFGDRYTDLPAIPGETLSLLFSDIDRTGTPDLLVGNDFRIPDAFYIGDGTGDFDMLDHQDAVIPQTTTTTMAIKSADLLNDGKTQLYFAQIAGRASGVSEILKMQPIELYCDAIVDPDAKATCAKNMDIKTWYKSGNNFDPTYASKCQTLAADYQAQCKAMLIKDLAIQRRDPKVCALIPASQPNARSFCEIHFWPPRPITDAEKDASIPQILRSNVLLEPQGAAYEDKAEMRGLDVGGWSWDTKIADFDLDGHQDVYIVNGTWVPNEVTPSNLFFHNDGAGGFVEASGPFGLEDYLMTASATQFDMDNDGDLDLLTHPVNGPMVVFRNNAQTGNAIVFELVDLQGNHDGIGARLDIRLESGETLSREIQIGGGFMSFDAPRVHFGLGAATQIEGLSIHWRTGEPTVLDQPMDAGKAYQITRRAR from the coding sequence ATGGCGGTCATTCTGATCGTGATACTTGCCGCGCTCTTTTGGACCGGCTCTCGGTATCCTGAGTTGGACGAAAAGGCGATGATGAGCGGGGCCATCCAACTGGAGGATCCGCTTGGGTTTGAGGCGTTGTTTCCCTTGACCCCCGACATGTCCTTTGTCGAGCGCGTCTTCTTTTCCACGCTCAACTGGATCAACACCAACAAAAAGGGAATGACCTTCGGCGTGTTGTTCGCTGCAGCATTCCTGACAGCGGCTGGTTACCTGAAACAGAAGGGGTTTCGGGACGGGGTTCCAAACGCGATCTTCGGAATGTTTCTTGGCGCGCCGCTGGGTGTGTGCGTGAACTGCGCCGCTCCAATCGCCAAGGGCATGTATTCGGCGGGGCTGCGCGCAGAAACAACGCTTGCGGCAATGATCGCGTCCCCAACATTGAACGCCGTTATCTTGACGATGATGTTCAGCCTGCTCCCGTTCTACATGGCCGTTGCGAAGATTGGGCTGAGCTTGGTGGTGATCTTGCTGATCGTACCGCTGATTTGCGGAACATTGCTGCCGGGCCGGACCGGTACCGTAGCTCTCAAAGACCCGCCTCTTCCGCCCGAATATTTCGTGGAAACATCGCAGAGCGAGTCGACGCATGTCGCGCTCTTGGAGGTTTCGAAAAGCTATGCATCAAACCTATGGTTCATCATAAAGATGACGGTGCCCTTGATGCTCTTGGCGGGCTTTTTGGGAGCGTTAGCCGCGACACTGCTGCCCGGCTCGATGATCCTTGGGTTGCCATTCAGCGTATGGCTTTTGGTGTTGGTCGCCTTGGTTGGCGTCTTCCTCCCTGTGCCAATTGCGTTTGATGTTGTTGTCTGCGGTGCATTGCTGACTTTGGGTCTGGCGCCGGGATATGTCATGGCGTTGCTGTTCACGCTTGGCACGTTCAGCGTCTATTCCTTTTTCATCGTCGCCCAATCCATCTCCACGCGGATCGCGGTGACCTTGACGCTGGCCGTAGCTTTGATTGGCGCGGCAGCGGGGCTTGCGGCACAGAGCTATCACAACTGGCAAGGCGACCGCGCATTAGACCTGCTTCTTGGCGGGCTCATCGCAACGCCGGCTTATGCCCAGTCTGCCGATGTCACCATCACGGCCGCGCCCTTTGCACCGCGGTCGTTGGCTGCTGACAAGCCGTTCACGCGGCTGGAGGCTGCCGAAATAGGCATCGACAAGCCGCTGGAATTCTCTTTCGAAGACATGTGGCCACCTTTCTGGGAAGGTCGCAGCGTGGCCAGCGGCGACATTGATCGCGATGGGGATCTGGACCTTGCGATCGCCTCAGACGAAGTCGGATTATACCTCTACAAGAACGACGGCACCGGCCAGTTTCAAAGGTGGGAAACCGACATCGGCACAGTCGCCGACCTGCCGGTGTTTAACGCTGTACTTGTGGATTTGGATGATAACGGCTGGCTCGACCTCTTTTTGGCGACTTACCGACAGGGGAATTGGATTGTGCCAAATCAAGGTGGAGCGTTCGACTTTGCAAAAATGCGGCCAGTTCCCAATGTGCCCAACGCCGTCATGTCCCTGTCTTTGGCCTTTGATGATGCCGATCTCGACGGGGATCTCGATGCCGCGCTTGGGAATTGGGCGGCGGGATGGTATCGACATGTGCCCGGCGAAGAGTCTCGTAACCGATTGATATTGAACAACGGTCTAGACAGTTTTGGCGATCGCTATACGGACCTACCGGCGATCCCCGGCGAAACGCTGAGCCTGCTGTTCTCAGATATTGATCGCACCGGGACGCCCGATCTTTTGGTCGGAAATGATTTCCGAATTCCGGACGCTTTCTACATTGGTGATGGCACGGGCGACTTTGACATGTTGGATCATCAAGACGCTGTCATCCCACAAACCACAACAACCACCATGGCAATCAAGTCCGCGGATTTGTTGAACGACGGGAAAACGCAGCTTTACTTTGCGCAGATCGCGGGTCGGGCCTCGGGGGTCTCCGAGATACTGAAGATGCAGCCGATTGAACTGTATTGCGACGCCATTGTGGACCCCGACGCAAAGGCCACATGCGCCAAGAACATGGATATCAAGACCTGGTACAAATCCGGCAACAATTTTGATCCGACCTATGCCAGCAAATGTCAGACGTTGGCAGCGGACTACCAGGCGCAATGCAAGGCGATGCTGATCAAGGATCTCGCCATTCAGCGACGTGACCCGAAAGTATGTGCGTTGATACCGGCGTCCCAACCCAATGCGCGGTCGTTTTGCGAAATCCACTTTTGGCCGCCACGCCCTATCACCGATGCCGAAAAAGACGCCTCAATCCCGCAGATTTTGCGCTCCAACGTCCTGTTGGAACCGCAAGGTGCGGCGTATGAGGACAAGGCTGAAATGCGGGGGCTAGATGTCGGTGGCTGGAGCTGGGACACCAAGATTGCCGATTTTGATCTCGATGGGCATCAGGACGTCTACATCGTTAACGGCACCTGGGTTCCTAACGAAGTGACTCCATCGAATTTGTTCTTCCACAATGACGGTGCCGGTGGATTTGTCGAGGCCTCCGGCCCATTTGGCCTGGAGGACTATTTGATGACGGCCTCCGCCACGCAGTTTGACATGGACAATGATGGTGACCTTGATCTGCTCACCCACCCCGTCAATGGGCCAATGGTGGTGTTTCGCAACAACGCGCAAACTGGCAATGCCATCGTATTTGAACTGGTAGACCTGCAAGGCAATCATGATGGCATCGGGGCGCGGCTCGACATCAGGTTGGAAAGTGGAGAGACGCTAAGTCGGGAAATTCAGATAGGTGGCGGGTTTATGTCATTTGACGCACCGCGGGTTCATTTTGGTCTGGGTGCGGCTACCCAGATTGAAGGGTTGTCTATTCATTGGCGAACCGGTGAGCCAACGGTGCTTGATCAGCCGATGGATGCCGGAAAGGCATACCAAATTACGCGCCGCGCAAGGTAA
- a CDS encoding glycosyltransferase family 2 protein, with product MTLAMTLLVRDEVDIVRENIEFHLRQGVDLVVAIDNGSVDGTRDILDEYQRAGVATVFDEAGRDYAQSKWVTKAALYARDALGAEWVLNNDADEFWVPRRGNLKDVIAAYPDASQLNVSRWNMVADHHTLGQSGWREELIYRAAYPLPRTKWQITDLYEGQLPAPYFLLDLPGKALVRTAGLQKVTQGNHSAHFSDEQSHATPPIQIFHYPVRSPKQFEKKVDQGGQAYLANRELPESVGWHWRRWYRMYLEHGIEAPLRDALPSGAQLRAGLAAGDIVREEPFLVPAGLDA from the coding sequence ATGACTTTGGCGATGACGCTTCTGGTCCGCGACGAAGTGGACATTGTGCGTGAGAACATTGAGTTTCATCTTCGGCAAGGTGTCGACCTTGTCGTTGCGATTGACAACGGTTCTGTCGACGGTACCCGCGATATTCTGGATGAATACCAACGCGCGGGGGTTGCGACGGTTTTTGACGAAGCTGGACGAGACTACGCCCAAAGCAAATGGGTTACCAAAGCTGCATTATACGCCCGAGACGCGCTTGGTGCCGAATGGGTTTTGAACAATGATGCCGATGAGTTTTGGGTGCCTCGACGCGGTAACCTTAAGGACGTGATCGCTGCCTACCCAGACGCCAGCCAGCTGAACGTATCTCGGTGGAACATGGTGGCGGACCATCACACTCTTGGCCAATCCGGCTGGCGCGAAGAACTGATCTACCGCGCCGCTTACCCGCTTCCCCGAACCAAATGGCAGATCACCGACCTTTATGAAGGCCAGCTGCCCGCCCCATACTTTCTGCTCGACTTGCCCGGCAAGGCTTTGGTCCGCACTGCTGGATTGCAAAAGGTAACACAGGGAAACCACTCGGCCCATTTTTCAGACGAGCAATCTCATGCGACGCCGCCGATTCAGATTTTTCATTACCCGGTCAGATCGCCGAAGCAGTTCGAAAAGAAGGTAGATCAGGGTGGCCAGGCCTATCTGGCAAACCGCGAACTGCCGGAATCAGTAGGGTGGCACTGGCGGCGCTGGTACAGAATGTATCTTGAGCACGGCATAGAAGCCCCCCTCAGGGATGCGCTGCCGTCTGGCGCGCAGCTGCGGGCTGGATTGGCTGCAGGTGACATCGTGCGCGAAGAACCGTTTCTCGTGCCCGCGGGATTAGACGCGTGA
- a CDS encoding sulfotransferase: protein MKFCIVGTGRCGTTLLWRMMNSHPDLFVFRETHWIPTLFERFGIQTVPSEALMDIVQRTNHVTGDPVVPFSAAEFAASPFWAEKMSVPEFCEALARFLGQPKKFTYWADKTPDYFYFVSTLQTYWPECEIIHLIRDGADVSASMSGHPGYQALAELDILHWPSMALDYAPPAGGFSAQPMRRFARLWHDRLQRVRDEAPSLKPGSYHEVRYEDILADPKAELRLLTDFVGISANEDWLEYAASLVQPNAGRRHKNRTEILESFDEPELQLMKALGYE, encoded by the coding sequence GTGAAGTTCTGCATTGTTGGGACGGGCCGTTGTGGCACAACGCTGCTGTGGCGCATGATGAATAGTCATCCCGATCTATTTGTCTTCCGGGAAACACACTGGATCCCCACGCTTTTCGAACGTTTTGGAATTCAAACGGTCCCTTCCGAAGCGCTCATGGACATTGTTCAGAGGACCAATCATGTCACGGGCGACCCTGTCGTCCCATTCAGCGCAGCAGAATTTGCCGCGTCGCCGTTCTGGGCGGAAAAAATGTCAGTTCCGGAATTCTGTGAAGCACTTGCACGCTTTCTTGGGCAGCCCAAGAAATTCACCTATTGGGCAGACAAGACACCTGACTATTTCTACTTCGTGTCGACCTTGCAGACCTATTGGCCAGAATGCGAAATTATACACCTGATCCGCGACGGGGCCGATGTCAGTGCGTCTATGTCGGGTCATCCCGGATATCAGGCCCTGGCGGAATTGGACATTTTGCATTGGCCGAGTATGGCGCTGGACTATGCGCCACCTGCGGGTGGGTTTTCCGCGCAGCCGATGCGGCGCTTTGCGCGGCTTTGGCATGACCGGCTTCAAAGGGTTCGCGACGAGGCCCCGAGTCTAAAACCGGGCAGCTATCATGAGGTCCGATATGAGGACATCTTGGCTGACCCCAAGGCAGAGTTGAGGCTGCTCACCGATTTCGTAGGGATATCTGCGAATGAAGATTGGTTGGAATACGCGGCCTCTTTGGTACAACCAAACGCAGGCCGAAGACACAAGAACCGCACGGAGATTTTGGAGTCCTTCGATGAGCCCGAGCTGCAATTGATGAAGGCTCTTGGATATGAATGA